In one Brassica oleracea var. oleracea cultivar TO1000 chromosome C9, BOL, whole genome shotgun sequence genomic region, the following are encoded:
- the LOC106313323 gene encoding metal tolerance protein A2-like isoform X1 — protein MMIFQIWKSLMRLTMWWKMIRQLFSQLILWLMNLMMMITFSELVQMITLNRANRNVDIMREYCREQNIKYFYDITDRRDFKANPDYKGVCHVALAQKGHCGPWEMEVQRQLDYEESHHDHVVQISSVEASLVKAAKKTCGETPCLFFDANSLSREAGDRKAAMKKLLVAVALCSLFIVVEVIGGIKANSLAILTDAAHLFLDVTAFGISLFSLWASGWEATPRKSYGFFRIEVLGALVSVQMIWLLAGFLVYEAIARLHNGGGEVQGSLMFGISAFGLMVNLAMAFLLGHSHDGHSHGGHSHGHGHDHENQHDHHHHPQLSEALLEENGTRSEKKRNLNLEGAYLHVLGDLIQSVGVMLGGAVIWYKPEWKIIDLICTLLFSVIVLGTTLGMSRNILDVLMESTPQEIDADKLEKGVCEMEEVVDVHEMHIWSITPDKITLVCHVKVRPEADGDMVLDKVIDYIKTEYNISHVTIQIERQ, from the exons ATGATGATATTCCAGATATGGAAGAGTTTGATGAGGCTGACAATGTGGTGGAAAATGATACG GCAACTCTTCAGTCAACTTATCTTGTGGCTCATGAACCTGATGATGATGATAACATTCTCCGAACTCGTACAAATGATAACACTCAAC CGTGCAAACCGCAACGTGGACATTATGAGGGAGTACTGCAGGGAACAGAACATCAAATATTTCTATGATATCACAGACCGCAGAGATTTCAAA GCTAATCCGGACTACAAAGGTGTTTGCCATGTTGCGCTTGCACAAAAAGGTCATTGCGGGCCATGGGAG ATGGAAGTTCAAAGGCAACTTGACTATGAGGAAAGCCATCACGACCACGTGGTTCAGATTTCATCAGTCGAGGCAAGCTTGGTGAAGGCAGCCAAGAAGACATGTGGAGAAACACCTTGCTTGTTCTTTGATGCCAATTCATTATCAAGGGAGGCTGGGGACCGTAAAGCAGCGATGAAAAAACTGTTGGTGGCGGTTGCGCTATGTAGTCTCTTTATCGTCGTTGAAGTGATCGGAGGCATTAAGGCCAACAGCCTAGCTATTCTCACTGATGCTGCTCATCTTTTCTTGGATGTAACAGCTTTTGGAATTTCCTTGTTCTCACTTTGGGCTTCAGGATGGGAGGCAACCCCACGCAAGTCTTATGGATTCTTCAGAATCGAGGTCCTTGGTGCCCTTGTATCGGTCCAGATGATTTGGCTTCTTGCTGGATTCTTAGTATACGAAGCTATCGCAAGACTTCACAACGGCGGTGGCGAAGTTCAGGGCTCTCTCATGTTTGGTATCTCTGCATTTGGTCTCATGGTGAACCTTGCAATGGCTTTTCTGTTAGGGCACAGCCACGATGGTCACAGCCACGGTGGTCACAGTCACGGTCATGGCCACGACCATGAAAATCAACACGATCACCACCACCACCCACAACTATCTGAAGCCTTGCTCGAGGAAAATGGCACTAGGAGTGAGAAGAAGCGGAATCTAAACTTGGAAGGAGCTTATCTTCATGTTTTGGGAGATTTAATCCAGAGCGTGGGGGTGATGCTAGGAGGGGCAGTGATTTGGTACAAACCTGAGTGGAAGATCATTGATCTCATATGCACCCTTCTCTTTTCAGTGATTGTGTTGGGGACAACGTTAGGCATGTCTAGGAACATTCTAGATGTTTTAATGGAGTCAACCCCACAAGAGATAGACGCGGACAAGCTTGAAAAGGGAGTATGCGAGATGGAAGAAGTAGTGGACGTCCATGAGATGCACATTTGGTCCATCACTCCTGATAAAATTACACTGGTGTGTCATGTGAAGGTCAGACCAGAGGCGGATGGAGATATGGTTCTGGACAAGGTGATTGACTACATCAAGACCGAATACAACATCAGTCACGTCACCATTCAGATTGAACGCCAGTAA
- the LOC106313323 gene encoding metal tolerance protein A2-like isoform X2: MMIFQIWKSLMRLTMWWKMIRQLILWLMNLMMMITFSELVQMITLNRANRNVDIMREYCREQNIKYFYDITDRRDFKANPDYKGVCHVALAQKGHCGPWEMEVQRQLDYEESHHDHVVQISSVEASLVKAAKKTCGETPCLFFDANSLSREAGDRKAAMKKLLVAVALCSLFIVVEVIGGIKANSLAILTDAAHLFLDVTAFGISLFSLWASGWEATPRKSYGFFRIEVLGALVSVQMIWLLAGFLVYEAIARLHNGGGEVQGSLMFGISAFGLMVNLAMAFLLGHSHDGHSHGGHSHGHGHDHENQHDHHHHPQLSEALLEENGTRSEKKRNLNLEGAYLHVLGDLIQSVGVMLGGAVIWYKPEWKIIDLICTLLFSVIVLGTTLGMSRNILDVLMESTPQEIDADKLEKGVCEMEEVVDVHEMHIWSITPDKITLVCHVKVRPEADGDMVLDKVIDYIKTEYNISHVTIQIERQ, from the exons ATGATGATATTCCAGATATGGAAGAGTTTGATGAGGCTGACAATGTGGTGGAAAATGATACG TCAACTTATCTTGTGGCTCATGAACCTGATGATGATGATAACATTCTCCGAACTCGTACAAATGATAACACTCAAC CGTGCAAACCGCAACGTGGACATTATGAGGGAGTACTGCAGGGAACAGAACATCAAATATTTCTATGATATCACAGACCGCAGAGATTTCAAA GCTAATCCGGACTACAAAGGTGTTTGCCATGTTGCGCTTGCACAAAAAGGTCATTGCGGGCCATGGGAG ATGGAAGTTCAAAGGCAACTTGACTATGAGGAAAGCCATCACGACCACGTGGTTCAGATTTCATCAGTCGAGGCAAGCTTGGTGAAGGCAGCCAAGAAGACATGTGGAGAAACACCTTGCTTGTTCTTTGATGCCAATTCATTATCAAGGGAGGCTGGGGACCGTAAAGCAGCGATGAAAAAACTGTTGGTGGCGGTTGCGCTATGTAGTCTCTTTATCGTCGTTGAAGTGATCGGAGGCATTAAGGCCAACAGCCTAGCTATTCTCACTGATGCTGCTCATCTTTTCTTGGATGTAACAGCTTTTGGAATTTCCTTGTTCTCACTTTGGGCTTCAGGATGGGAGGCAACCCCACGCAAGTCTTATGGATTCTTCAGAATCGAGGTCCTTGGTGCCCTTGTATCGGTCCAGATGATTTGGCTTCTTGCTGGATTCTTAGTATACGAAGCTATCGCAAGACTTCACAACGGCGGTGGCGAAGTTCAGGGCTCTCTCATGTTTGGTATCTCTGCATTTGGTCTCATGGTGAACCTTGCAATGGCTTTTCTGTTAGGGCACAGCCACGATGGTCACAGCCACGGTGGTCACAGTCACGGTCATGGCCACGACCATGAAAATCAACACGATCACCACCACCACCCACAACTATCTGAAGCCTTGCTCGAGGAAAATGGCACTAGGAGTGAGAAGAAGCGGAATCTAAACTTGGAAGGAGCTTATCTTCATGTTTTGGGAGATTTAATCCAGAGCGTGGGGGTGATGCTAGGAGGGGCAGTGATTTGGTACAAACCTGAGTGGAAGATCATTGATCTCATATGCACCCTTCTCTTTTCAGTGATTGTGTTGGGGACAACGTTAGGCATGTCTAGGAACATTCTAGATGTTTTAATGGAGTCAACCCCACAAGAGATAGACGCGGACAAGCTTGAAAAGGGAGTATGCGAGATGGAAGAAGTAGTGGACGTCCATGAGATGCACATTTGGTCCATCACTCCTGATAAAATTACACTGGTGTGTCATGTGAAGGTCAGACCAGAGGCGGATGGAGATATGGTTCTGGACAAGGTGATTGACTACATCAAGACCGAATACAACATCAGTCACGTCACCATTCAGATTGAACGCCAGTAA
- the LOC106313323 gene encoding metal tolerance protein A2-like isoform X4, whose product MEGETSSIVEVPSSLFISVVFLLADFFCTYISLSLSKMEVQRQLDYEESHHDHVVQISSVEASLVKAAKKTCGETPCLFFDANSLSREAGDRKAAMKKLLVAVALCSLFIVVEVIGGIKANSLAILTDAAHLFLDVTAFGISLFSLWASGWEATPRKSYGFFRIEVLGALVSVQMIWLLAGFLVYEAIARLHNGGGEVQGSLMFGISAFGLMVNLAMAFLLGHSHDGHSHGGHSHGHGHDHENQHDHHHHPQLSEALLEENGTRSEKKRNLNLEGAYLHVLGDLIQSVGVMLGGAVIWYKPEWKIIDLICTLLFSVIVLGTTLGMSRNILDVLMESTPQEIDADKLEKGVCEMEEVVDVHEMHIWSITPDKITLVCHVKVRPEADGDMVLDKVIDYIKTEYNISHVTIQIERQ is encoded by the exons ATGGAAGGAGAGACGAGTAGCATTGTGGAAGTTCCTAGTTCTCTCTTCATCAGTGTAGTTTTTCTTCTTGCTGATTTTTTTTGCACATATATCTCGCTCTCTCTCTCAAAG ATGGAAGTTCAAAGGCAACTTGACTATGAGGAAAGCCATCACGACCACGTGGTTCAGATTTCATCAGTCGAGGCAAGCTTGGTGAAGGCAGCCAAGAAGACATGTGGAGAAACACCTTGCTTGTTCTTTGATGCCAATTCATTATCAAGGGAGGCTGGGGACCGTAAAGCAGCGATGAAAAAACTGTTGGTGGCGGTTGCGCTATGTAGTCTCTTTATCGTCGTTGAAGTGATCGGAGGCATTAAGGCCAACAGCCTAGCTATTCTCACTGATGCTGCTCATCTTTTCTTGGATGTAACAGCTTTTGGAATTTCCTTGTTCTCACTTTGGGCTTCAGGATGGGAGGCAACCCCACGCAAGTCTTATGGATTCTTCAGAATCGAGGTCCTTGGTGCCCTTGTATCGGTCCAGATGATTTGGCTTCTTGCTGGATTCTTAGTATACGAAGCTATCGCAAGACTTCACAACGGCGGTGGCGAAGTTCAGGGCTCTCTCATGTTTGGTATCTCTGCATTTGGTCTCATGGTGAACCTTGCAATGGCTTTTCTGTTAGGGCACAGCCACGATGGTCACAGCCACGGTGGTCACAGTCACGGTCATGGCCACGACCATGAAAATCAACACGATCACCACCACCACCCACAACTATCTGAAGCCTTGCTCGAGGAAAATGGCACTAGGAGTGAGAAGAAGCGGAATCTAAACTTGGAAGGAGCTTATCTTCATGTTTTGGGAGATTTAATCCAGAGCGTGGGGGTGATGCTAGGAGGGGCAGTGATTTGGTACAAACCTGAGTGGAAGATCATTGATCTCATATGCACCCTTCTCTTTTCAGTGATTGTGTTGGGGACAACGTTAGGCATGTCTAGGAACATTCTAGATGTTTTAATGGAGTCAACCCCACAAGAGATAGACGCGGACAAGCTTGAAAAGGGAGTATGCGAGATGGAAGAAGTAGTGGACGTCCATGAGATGCACATTTGGTCCATCACTCCTGATAAAATTACACTGGTGTGTCATGTGAAGGTCAGACCAGAGGCGGATGGAGATATGGTTCTGGACAAGGTGATTGACTACATCAAGACCGAATACAACATCAGTCACGTCACCATTCAGATTGAACGCCAGTAA
- the LOC106317286 gene encoding probable zinc transporter 12 produces MYHTLNYKIGAVFSIFLAGVFGVCLPIFGLKSDSKFFLFVKAFAAGVILATGFVHILPDAIDSLTSPCIGENPPWGDFPVTELVAMAAAILTMLTESFASGYLNRSRLENEAKALPVSIGGDNEEQSDDTVSAPTHASIGHSHGFLLISQDDHVDPRKRILTQILELGIVVHSVIIGISLGVSPSVSAIKPLVAAITFHQLFEGFGLGSCISEAKFKASKTWVMVGFFSLTTPLGILIWICVSRNYDENSPVSLLVSGFLNAASAGILIYMALVDLASPLLLHHERQTTTFTIQLLSSVSFISGSALMSLLAIWA; encoded by the exons ATGTATCACACACTCAACTATAAGATCGGAGCTGTCTTCTCAATCTTTCTTGCCGGAGTATTTGGAGTCTGTTTACCTATCTTCGGCCTCAAGTCAGACAGCAAGTTTTTCTTGTTCGTCAAGGCATTTGCAGCCGGAGTAATCTTAGCCACCGGCTTCGTCCATATACTTCCCGATGCCATCGATAGCCTCACAAGTCCGTGTATTGGAGAAAATCCACCGTGGGGAGACTTTCCGGTGACGGAACTCGTAGCCATGGCCGCAGCGATTCTGACCATGTTGACTGAGTCCTTTGCTTCAGGATATTTGAACAGATCTCGGTTGGAGAATGAAGCTAAGGCCTTGCCGGTGAGTATCGGTGGAGATAACGAGGAACAGTCTGATGATACTGTCTCTGCTCCTACTCATGCATCAATAGGCCATTCTCATGGCTTTCTGCTCATTTCCCAAGATGATCACGTTGATCCGAGGAAAAGGATTTTAACTCAG ATATTGGAATTGGGGATTGTGGTCCACTCGGTGATCATAGGAATATCTCTAGGAGTTTCTCCGAGTGTAAGCGCAATAAAGCCTCTCGTGGCTGCAATAACTTTTCATCAACTGTTTGAAGGTTTTGGCCTTGGTAGTTGCATCTCTGAG GCCAAGTTTAAAGCTTCAAAAACTTGGGTTATGGTCGGCTTCTTCTCGCTCACTACACCACTAGGGATATTAATCTGGATTTGTGTATCCCGAAATTATGACGAGAATAGCCCAGTATCGCTTCTAGTGTCCGGTTTCCTTAATGCCGCTTCCGCTGGCATTCTCATCTATATGGCTTTGGTCGACCTGGCGTCTCCTCTGCTCCTCCACCACGAACGTCAAACAACCACCTTTACGATACAACTACTTTCTAGCGTTTCATTTATTTCGGGTTCAGCTCTTATGTCCCTTCTAGCCATTTGGGCGTGA
- the LOC106313323 gene encoding metal tolerance protein A2-like isoform X3 → MMIFQIWKSLMRLTMWWKMIRQLFSQLILWLMNLMMMITFSELVQMITLNMEVQRQLDYEESHHDHVVQISSVEASLVKAAKKTCGETPCLFFDANSLSREAGDRKAAMKKLLVAVALCSLFIVVEVIGGIKANSLAILTDAAHLFLDVTAFGISLFSLWASGWEATPRKSYGFFRIEVLGALVSVQMIWLLAGFLVYEAIARLHNGGGEVQGSLMFGISAFGLMVNLAMAFLLGHSHDGHSHGGHSHGHGHDHENQHDHHHHPQLSEALLEENGTRSEKKRNLNLEGAYLHVLGDLIQSVGVMLGGAVIWYKPEWKIIDLICTLLFSVIVLGTTLGMSRNILDVLMESTPQEIDADKLEKGVCEMEEVVDVHEMHIWSITPDKITLVCHVKVRPEADGDMVLDKVIDYIKTEYNISHVTIQIERQ, encoded by the exons ATGATGATATTCCAGATATGGAAGAGTTTGATGAGGCTGACAATGTGGTGGAAAATGATACG GCAACTCTTCAGTCAACTTATCTTGTGGCTCATGAACCTGATGATGATGATAACATTCTCCGAACTCGTACAAATGATAACACTCAAC ATGGAAGTTCAAAGGCAACTTGACTATGAGGAAAGCCATCACGACCACGTGGTTCAGATTTCATCAGTCGAGGCAAGCTTGGTGAAGGCAGCCAAGAAGACATGTGGAGAAACACCTTGCTTGTTCTTTGATGCCAATTCATTATCAAGGGAGGCTGGGGACCGTAAAGCAGCGATGAAAAAACTGTTGGTGGCGGTTGCGCTATGTAGTCTCTTTATCGTCGTTGAAGTGATCGGAGGCATTAAGGCCAACAGCCTAGCTATTCTCACTGATGCTGCTCATCTTTTCTTGGATGTAACAGCTTTTGGAATTTCCTTGTTCTCACTTTGGGCTTCAGGATGGGAGGCAACCCCACGCAAGTCTTATGGATTCTTCAGAATCGAGGTCCTTGGTGCCCTTGTATCGGTCCAGATGATTTGGCTTCTTGCTGGATTCTTAGTATACGAAGCTATCGCAAGACTTCACAACGGCGGTGGCGAAGTTCAGGGCTCTCTCATGTTTGGTATCTCTGCATTTGGTCTCATGGTGAACCTTGCAATGGCTTTTCTGTTAGGGCACAGCCACGATGGTCACAGCCACGGTGGTCACAGTCACGGTCATGGCCACGACCATGAAAATCAACACGATCACCACCACCACCCACAACTATCTGAAGCCTTGCTCGAGGAAAATGGCACTAGGAGTGAGAAGAAGCGGAATCTAAACTTGGAAGGAGCTTATCTTCATGTTTTGGGAGATTTAATCCAGAGCGTGGGGGTGATGCTAGGAGGGGCAGTGATTTGGTACAAACCTGAGTGGAAGATCATTGATCTCATATGCACCCTTCTCTTTTCAGTGATTGTGTTGGGGACAACGTTAGGCATGTCTAGGAACATTCTAGATGTTTTAATGGAGTCAACCCCACAAGAGATAGACGCGGACAAGCTTGAAAAGGGAGTATGCGAGATGGAAGAAGTAGTGGACGTCCATGAGATGCACATTTGGTCCATCACTCCTGATAAAATTACACTGGTGTGTCATGTGAAGGTCAGACCAGAGGCGGATGGAGATATGGTTCTGGACAAGGTGATTGACTACATCAAGACCGAATACAACATCAGTCACGTCACCATTCAGATTGAACGCCAGTAA